In Epinephelus lanceolatus isolate andai-2023 chromosome 7, ASM4190304v1, whole genome shotgun sequence, the genomic stretch ACAGACTTCACATGTAGATACATCGGCTACACTATTGCTGTTAATACATTTAACCACGACTGAACACGTGtctgttttagtgttttatttcatttttagactttaactgctgctctgtctttatgtgttgGGTGTTGTTAGATTTTACTGATGTGATTTCCTcttttatacatatttaatgagtgttgttgaaggaaactTGACTGACTGTAACTGTTGTTCACATGACAATAAAGAACTGTGTCAGTGAGTGGAGCCGACTGTGGTGTCCTCATGTGTCCGACAGGGACATGAGACAGGGACAAAAACTCTGATAATGCTTCCAAGTAGATTTAGGGCAGAGATTAATAACTGATGAGTAGAATGAAGAAGTCTAACCTCGACACACCTGTCTCCGTCTCTCTGCAGGTAACTATCGGACTCAGCTGTAcgacaaacagagagaggagtACCTGCCGGCCACTCAGGGTCTGGGGATGTTTGTGGAGGTCAAAGATCCTGATGACAAGGtgacaacagaaacatttaacacagacagcagcagtgtcATCTTCATCTTCGTCAGTGTgtaactggtgtgtgtgtgtgtgtgtgtgtgtgtctcttgcAGGTGATTCTGTCTCGGCAGTACGGCTCAGAGGGGAGGTTCACCttcacctcacacacacctggAGAGCATCAGATCTGCCTGCACTCCAACTCCTCCAAGTTCTCCCTGTTCGCAGGAGGCATGCTGGTGAGGAGACGCCTCGTGAACACCTCTGATTTAGAGCTGGTGTCAGATTCACTTTAAAGTTCCTCGACTGACGATGTGAACGCTTCAGTTTATCTCCTGAATGTAACCTTGACTTGTTtgcgtctgtctgtgtgtcgtCATGTTAATTCTGCACCACATGATGACTCactgctgacctctgacctgttgtgTTGCAGAGGGTTCACCTGGATATTCAGGTCGGAGAACACGCCAACAACTACGCTGAGATCGCTGCCAAAGACAAACTGACGGAGCTGCAGCTGAGAGTCCGACAGCTGGTGGAGCAGGTGGACCAGATCCAGAAGGAGCAGAACTACCAgagggtcagtgtgtgtgtgtgttaaacagCTGAGGTCACACACAGATTGTCAATGTTGTGAcagtttgatgatgatgatttctgAGGTTCTGTCGGAATCT encodes the following:
- the tmed9 gene encoding transmembrane emp24 domain-containing protein 9 isoform X2, which gives rise to MASGKLLRVFFLLNCFSSFVSCLFFHIGDTERKCFIQELPDDTPLIGNYRTQLYDKQREEYLPATQGLGMFVEVKDPDDKVILSRQYGSEGRFTFTSHTPGEHQICLHSNSSKFSLFAGGMLRVHLDIQVGEHANNYAEIAAKDKLTELQLRVRQLVEQVDQIQKEQNYQRYREERFRQTSESTNQRVLWWSIVQTLILVAIGIWQMRHLKSFFEAKKLV
- the tmed9 gene encoding transmembrane emp24 domain-containing protein 9 isoform X1; this translates as MVSVRMRSCVLSVLLLNVFYSVVSSLYFHIGETEKKCFIEEIPDETMIIGNYRTQLYDKQREEYLPATQGLGMFVEVKDPDDKVILSRQYGSEGRFTFTSHTPGEHQICLHSNSSKFSLFAGGMLRVHLDIQVGEHANNYAEIAAKDKLTELQLRVRQLVEQVDQIQKEQNYQRYREERFRQTSESTNQRVLWWSIVQTLILVAIGIWQMRHLKSFFEAKKLV